One Anopheles marshallii chromosome 3, idAnoMarsDA_429_01, whole genome shotgun sequence genomic region harbors:
- the LOC128713131 gene encoding uncharacterized protein LOC128713131: MCSNIRRYIPVLNREIIMPAFRSFHDEFSSKVPLEEVRRRTKEKQQNVPSARSIAAKYQVFRDTDAPVILDVDEERLLHEAGLQQPEKVHDLPDMYSGINLTRGKSGVYEIEDLVTVLRLNNAINIFVCTVPKGIKYVDYMCIVSGRSVRHMRGMAEFVRKVFKMKRKSTDIIPKIEGESSNDWMAMDLGNIALHIFSTKAREQYDLESLWSVGSEFDREYNKPSEELVQLFEKHTIYLDDLKPRKKDGESVEA; this comes from the exons ATGTGCTCGAATATTCGCCGATATATTCCAGTGCTGAACCGTGAAATAATTATGCCCGCGTTCCGTTCCTTCCACGATGAGTTTTCGTCAAAAGTCCCACTGGAGGAAGTTCGAAGACggacgaaagaaaagcaacaaaatgtcCCCAGTGCCAGGTCCATTGCCGCCAAGTACCAGGTATTTCGCGACACTGATGCGCCCGTAATTCTGGATGTGGACGAAGAAAGGCTACTTCACGAAGCGGGATTGCAACAACCGGAAAAAGTTCACGATTTACCAGACATGTACAGTGGTATCAACTTAACGC GAGGAAAAAGTGGAGTGTACGAGATAGAAGATTTGGTGACTGTTCTGCGCCTAAACAATGCAATAAATATATTCGTATGCACAGTGCCAAAGGGCATTAAATATGTGGACTACATGTGCATAGTGTCCGGACGCAGCGTTAGGCACATGCGAGGAATGGCAGAGTTTGTACGAAAGGTGTTCAAGATGAAACGAAAGTCAACCGATATTATACCTAAAATTGAGGGAGAATCAAGTAACGATTGGATGGCAATGGATTTAG GCAACATAGCATTACACATCTTCTCCACAAAGGCTAGAGAACAGTACGATCTGGAATCGCTTTGGAGCGTGGGATCAGAGTTCGATCGAGAATACAATAAACCAAGCGAAGAGTTGGTTCAGTTGTTCGAAAAGCATACGATCTATTTGGACGACTTGAAACCGCGCAAAAAAGATGGCGAAAGCGTGGAGGCGTAG